The following coding sequences lie in one Cronobacter universalis NCTC 9529 genomic window:
- a CDS encoding molecular chaperone HscC, producing METATPLVGIDLGTSNSAVAWFNDGRATLIADGQTRVLTPSVVGLDDDGHLIVGEAAKARLVSHPTLTHASFKRYMGTDKIFALGEHRFRAEELSALVLRKLKADAEVALGCPVTRAVITVPAWFNDIQRKAVKTAGHLAGLTVERLVNEPTAASLAYGLADNREQKFLVFDLGGGTFDVSIVDMFEGVIEVRASSGDARLGGDDFTDIIRQWMLSRYPHYQPSGAQDEAQLVEEAENLKRQLTHQALATATLSAGGQEMTWTLDNDTLTEICQPLLARLKQPVIQALRDARFDIGDLDDVILVGGATRMPVVRQLAARMFGRFPRAELNPDEVVALGAGIQAGLASLDAALDDIVLTDVMPYSLGIETARRNGERYDSGYFLPIIERNSFVPVSMFRAISTVYDNQRQLEIAVFQGEARRVAENILLDKFTLDVPARPAGEVTVDVRFTYTLDGILEVECKVDGQESAASLVIERAPGSLSPEEIKQRLAQLDALKIHPRDRTENRQLLAQASLRYEQTLGERRHLIDHYSARFEQALESQDLREIALARQALEQILAQFDDGLR from the coding sequence ATGGAAACAGCAACGCCGCTGGTAGGCATCGATCTGGGCACATCCAACAGCGCGGTGGCCTGGTTTAATGACGGACGCGCCACGCTGATTGCCGATGGCCAGACGCGCGTACTGACGCCGTCGGTCGTCGGGCTGGACGACGACGGCCATCTGATCGTGGGCGAAGCGGCGAAAGCGCGTCTGGTCAGCCATCCGACGCTCACCCATGCCAGCTTCAAGCGCTACATGGGCACCGATAAAATTTTTGCGCTCGGCGAACATCGCTTTCGCGCCGAAGAGCTCTCCGCTCTGGTGCTTCGCAAGCTGAAAGCCGATGCCGAAGTCGCGCTTGGTTGTCCTGTCACCCGCGCGGTCATCACCGTGCCGGCCTGGTTTAACGATATCCAGCGTAAGGCCGTGAAAACCGCAGGCCATCTGGCGGGGCTCACGGTTGAGCGGCTGGTGAATGAACCCACGGCGGCCTCGCTCGCCTACGGCCTTGCCGATAACCGCGAGCAAAAATTTCTGGTTTTCGATCTGGGCGGCGGCACGTTTGACGTTTCCATCGTCGATATGTTTGAAGGCGTGATTGAAGTGCGCGCCAGCAGCGGCGACGCCAGGCTCGGCGGCGATGACTTTACCGATATCATCCGCCAGTGGATGCTCTCGCGCTATCCGCACTATCAGCCCTCCGGCGCGCAGGACGAGGCGCAACTGGTGGAAGAGGCCGAAAACCTTAAGCGGCAACTGACGCACCAGGCGCTGGCGACCGCCACACTCAGCGCAGGCGGCCAGGAGATGACCTGGACGCTCGACAACGACACCTTAACGGAGATTTGTCAGCCGCTGCTGGCGCGCCTCAAACAGCCGGTCATCCAGGCGCTGCGCGACGCCCGTTTTGATATCGGCGATCTGGACGATGTGATTCTGGTGGGCGGCGCCACGCGTATGCCGGTGGTGCGCCAGCTGGCCGCGCGTATGTTTGGCCGCTTCCCGCGCGCCGAACTCAACCCGGATGAAGTCGTCGCGCTCGGCGCGGGCATCCAGGCGGGGCTCGCCAGCCTTGACGCCGCGCTGGACGACATCGTACTGACCGACGTCATGCCGTATTCGCTTGGCATCGAAACGGCGCGTCGCAACGGCGAGCGCTATGACAGCGGCTATTTCTTGCCCATTATTGAGCGCAACAGCTTTGTGCCGGTCAGCATGTTCCGCGCTATTTCCACCGTTTACGATAACCAGCGCCAGCTGGAGATCGCCGTGTTTCAGGGCGAAGCGCGCCGGGTGGCGGAAAATATTCTGCTCGATAAATTTACGCTCGATGTTCCCGCGCGCCCGGCGGGCGAGGTGACGGTGGATGTGCGCTTCACCTATACCCTCGACGGCATTCTGGAAGTGGAGTGCAAAGTGGACGGCCAGGAGAGCGCGGCGTCGCTGGTGATTGAACGCGCGCCCGGCAGCCTTAGCCCGGAGGAGATTAAGCAGCGTCTGGCGCAGCTCGACGCGCTGAAAATTCACCCGCGCGACCGCACGGAGAACCGGCAGCTGCTGGCGCAGGCGAGCCTGCGCTATGAGCAAACGCTCGGCGAAAGACGCCATCTTATCGATCACTACAGCGCGCGGTTCGAGCAGGCGCTGGAGAGCCAGGATCTGCGTGAGATCGCGCTCGCGCGCCAGGCGCTGGAGCAGATCCTCGCGCAGTTTGACGACGGGTTGCGCTAA
- the ampG gene encoding muropeptide MFS transporter AmpG has translation MHSHYLRLFQQPKSAILLILGFASGLPLALTSGTLQAWMTVENIDLKTIGFFSLVGQAYVFKFLWSPVMDRYTPPLLGRRRGWLFITQLLLLVAIAAMGFLEPSTHLRWMAALAVLIAFCSASQDIVFDAWKTDVLPADERGTGAAISVLGYRLAMLVSGGLALWIADRWLGWQATYWLMAALLIPCLIATWLAPEPDEAIPAPRTLEQAVVAPLRDFFGRNNAWLILLLIVLYKLGDAFAMSLTTTFLIRGVGFDAGQVGMVNKTLGLIATIIGALYGGVLMQRLSLFRALLIFGILQAVSNAGYWLLSVTDKDLLSMATAVFFENLCGGMGTAAFVALLMTLCNKSFSATQFALLSAISAVGRVYVGPVAGWFVEVYGWPTFYLFSVAAAVPGILLLQLCKGTLEYMGDTGGFLRRQAYPAGYRFALRLLLTGCVLLGVWLLVITSNALGLSALTFGVTLLEAGLLLAFAGIVLGCLLDYLALRNGNARSEP, from the coding sequence ATGCACAGTCATTATTTACGTCTTTTCCAGCAGCCGAAATCCGCTATTTTACTGATCCTCGGCTTCGCTTCCGGTCTCCCGCTGGCGCTCACCTCCGGCACGCTCCAGGCCTGGATGACGGTCGAAAATATCGATCTGAAAACCATCGGCTTTTTCTCCCTCGTTGGTCAGGCTTACGTCTTTAAATTTCTCTGGTCGCCAGTGATGGATCGCTATACCCCGCCCTTGCTCGGCAGACGCCGCGGCTGGCTGTTTATCACTCAGCTCCTGTTACTCGTCGCCATCGCCGCCATGGGCTTTCTGGAACCTTCGACGCACCTGCGCTGGATGGCGGCGCTGGCGGTGCTGATTGCGTTCTGCTCGGCGTCGCAGGATATCGTGTTCGACGCCTGGAAAACGGACGTACTGCCCGCAGACGAACGCGGAACCGGCGCTGCGATTAGCGTGCTGGGCTACCGGCTGGCGATGCTGGTGTCCGGCGGTCTCGCGCTCTGGATAGCGGACCGCTGGCTCGGCTGGCAGGCCACCTACTGGCTGATGGCCGCGCTGCTGATCCCCTGCCTTATCGCCACCTGGCTTGCGCCTGAACCAGACGAGGCAATTCCCGCCCCGCGCACGCTGGAGCAGGCGGTGGTCGCGCCGCTGCGCGATTTCTTCGGGCGCAATAACGCCTGGCTTATCCTGCTGCTGATTGTGCTCTATAAGCTTGGCGACGCGTTCGCCATGAGCCTGACCACCACCTTTTTAATTCGCGGCGTCGGCTTTGACGCCGGCCAGGTGGGGATGGTGAATAAAACGCTGGGGCTGATTGCCACGATTATCGGCGCGCTGTATGGCGGCGTGCTGATGCAGCGGCTCTCGCTGTTCCGCGCGCTGCTGATTTTCGGCATTCTGCAGGCGGTCTCGAACGCGGGTTACTGGCTCCTGTCGGTCACGGATAAAGACCTGCTGAGCATGGCTACGGCGGTCTTCTTTGAAAACCTGTGCGGCGGCATGGGCACCGCGGCGTTTGTGGCGCTGCTGATGACGCTCTGTAATAAATCGTTCTCCGCCACGCAGTTCGCCCTGCTTTCGGCGATCTCGGCCGTAGGCCGCGTCTATGTCGGCCCTGTCGCGGGCTGGTTTGTGGAAGTTTACGGCTGGCCGACGTTTTATCTTTTCTCGGTCGCGGCGGCCGTGCCGGGCATTTTGCTGTTACAGCTGTGCAAGGGAACGCTGGAGTATATGGGCGATACCGGCGGGTTTCTGCGCCGCCAGGCCTACCCGGCGGGCTACCGCTTCGCGCTGCGTCTGCTGCTGACTGGCTGCGTGCTGCTTGGCGTCTGGCTGCTGGTGATTACCAGCAACGCGCTCGGCCTGAGCGCGTTGACCTTTGGCGTCACCCTGCTTGAAGCGGGTTTACTGCTGGCATTTGCTGGTATCGTGCTCGGCTGCCTGCTGGATTACCTGGCGCTGCGTAACGGTAACGCGCGTTCAGAACCCTAA
- the tig gene encoding trigger factor: MQVSVETTQGLGRRVTITIAADSIENAVKSELVNVAKKVRIDGFRKGKVPMNVVAQRYGASVRQDVLGDLMSRHFVDAIIKEKINPAGAPNYVPGEYKLGEDFTYAVEFEVYPEVELKGLESIEVEKPVVEVTDADVDTMLDTLRKQQATWKDKDGAADAEDRVTIDFTGSVDGEEFEGGKATDFVLAMGQGRMIPGFEEGVKGHKAGEEFTIDVTFPEEYHAENLKGKAAKFVINLKKVEERELPELTEEFIKRFGVEDGSVAGLRAEVRKNMDRELKGAVRNRIKSQAIEGLVNANNIDVPAALIDGEIDVLRRQAAQRFGGNEKQALELPRELFEEQAKRRVVVGLLLGEVIRTHELKADEDRVKALIEEMASAYEDPSEVIEFYSKNNELMDNMRNVALEEQAVEAVLAKAKVTEKPTSFNELMNQQA, translated from the coding sequence ATGCAAGTTTCAGTTGAAACCACTCAGGGCCTTGGGCGCCGTGTAACGATTACTATCGCTGCTGACAGCATCGAGAACGCTGTAAAAAGCGAGCTGGTCAACGTGGCAAAGAAAGTGCGTATCGACGGCTTTCGCAAAGGCAAAGTACCGATGAATGTTGTTGCTCAGCGTTATGGCGCTTCCGTGCGTCAGGATGTGCTGGGCGATCTGATGAGCCGTCATTTCGTTGACGCCATCATCAAAGAAAAAATCAATCCGGCTGGCGCGCCGAACTATGTTCCGGGCGAATACAAACTGGGCGAAGACTTCACCTACGCGGTAGAGTTCGAAGTGTACCCGGAAGTTGAGCTGAAAGGCCTGGAATCTATCGAAGTTGAAAAACCGGTTGTTGAAGTGACCGACGCTGACGTAGACACCATGCTGGACACCCTGCGCAAGCAGCAGGCGACCTGGAAAGACAAAGACGGCGCCGCTGACGCGGAAGACCGCGTGACCATCGACTTCACCGGCTCTGTAGACGGCGAAGAGTTCGAAGGCGGCAAAGCGACCGACTTCGTACTGGCGATGGGCCAGGGCCGCATGATCCCGGGCTTTGAAGAAGGCGTTAAAGGCCACAAAGCGGGCGAAGAGTTCACCATCGACGTGACCTTCCCGGAAGAGTACCACGCGGAAAACCTGAAAGGTAAAGCCGCGAAGTTCGTCATCAACCTGAAGAAAGTTGAAGAGCGCGAACTGCCGGAACTGACCGAAGAGTTCATCAAACGTTTCGGCGTGGAAGATGGTTCTGTGGCCGGTCTGCGCGCTGAAGTGCGTAAAAACATGGACCGCGAGCTGAAAGGCGCCGTGCGTAACCGCATCAAGTCTCAGGCTATCGAAGGTCTGGTGAACGCGAATAACATCGACGTTCCGGCTGCGCTTATCGACGGCGAAATCGATGTACTGCGCCGCCAGGCTGCGCAGCGTTTCGGCGGTAACGAGAAACAGGCTCTGGAACTGCCGCGCGAACTGTTCGAAGAACAGGCTAAACGTCGCGTCGTTGTAGGTCTGCTGCTGGGCGAAGTGATTCGTACCCACGAGCTGAAAGCTGACGAAGATCGCGTGAAAGCGCTGATCGAAGAGATGGCTTCCGCTTACGAAGATCCGTCAGAAGTTATCGAGTTCTACAGCAAGAACAACGAGCTGATGGACAACATGCGCAACGTGGCGCTGGAAGAGCAGGCGGTTGAAGCGGTACTGGCGAAAGCCAAAGTGACCGAAAAACCGACCTCTTTCAACGAACTGATGAACCAGCAGGCGTAA
- the bolA gene encoding transcriptional regulator BolA, with protein MMIREQIEEKLKAALEPVFLDVVDESYRHNVPAGSESHFKVVLVSDRFVGERFLNRHRMIYGILSEELASTVHALALHTYTLKEWEGLQDTVLPSPACRGAGTLA; from the coding sequence ATGATGATACGCGAGCAGATCGAAGAAAAACTGAAGGCGGCCCTTGAGCCTGTCTTTCTGGATGTGGTGGATGAAAGCTATCGTCATAACGTGCCGGCGGGCTCTGAAAGCCATTTCAAAGTTGTGCTGGTCAGCGATCGCTTTGTCGGCGAGCGTTTTTTAAATCGGCATCGCATGATCTACGGCATCCTTAGCGAAGAACTGGCCTCGACGGTCCATGCGCTGGCGCTGCACACCTACACGCTTAAAGAGTGGGAAGGGCTGCAGGATACCGTCCTGCCTTCTCCGGCCTGTCGGGGAGCCGGCACGCTGGCCTGA
- a CDS encoding lipoprotein: MLKKVLFPLVALFMLAGCATPPTTIEVSPKISLPQQDPSLMGVTVSINGADQRQDQALAKVTRDNQLVTLTASRDLRFLLQEVLEKQMTSRGYMIGPSGAVDLQIIVNQLYADVSQGNVRYNIATKADISIIATAKTGNKMTKNYRASYSVEGAFQASNKNIADAVNSVLSDTIADMAQDTSIHEFIKQNAR, encoded by the coding sequence ATGTTAAAAAAAGTACTCTTCCCGCTCGTCGCCCTTTTTATGCTGGCCGGTTGCGCGACACCGCCGACGACGATTGAAGTCTCCCCGAAAATTTCCCTGCCGCAGCAGGACCCAAGCCTGATGGGCGTGACCGTGAGCATCAACGGCGCCGACCAGCGTCAGGATCAGGCGCTCGCGAAAGTGACCCGCGACAACCAGCTGGTGACGCTGACCGCCTCCCGCGATCTGCGTTTCCTGCTCCAGGAAGTGCTGGAAAAACAGATGACCTCCCGCGGTTACATGATTGGCCCTAGCGGCGCGGTGGATCTGCAGATCATCGTCAACCAGCTCTATGCTGACGTATCGCAGGGCAACGTGCGCTACAACATCGCCACCAAAGCGGATATCTCTATCATCGCCACCGCGAAAACCGGCAACAAGATGACCAAAAACTACCGCGCCAGCTACTCTGTTGAAGGCGCTTTCCAGGCGAGCAACAAAAACATCGCCGACGCCGTTAACTCCGTGCTGAGCGACACCATCGCCGATATGGCGCAGGACACCAGCATTCACGAGTTCATCAAACAGAACGCGCGTTAA
- the clpP gene encoding ATP-dependent Clp endopeptidase proteolytic subunit ClpP, with protein sequence MSYSDERDQFAPHMALVPMVVEQTSRGERSYDIFSRLLKERIIFLTGQVEDQMANLIVAQMLFLEAENPEKDIYLYINSPGGVITAGMSIYDTMQFIQPDVSTICMGQAASMGAFLLTAGTKGKRFCLPNSRVMIHQPLGGYQGQATDIEIHAREILKVKARMNELMAQHTGQPLEQIERDTERDRFLSAGEAVEYGLVDSIMTHRN encoded by the coding sequence ATGTCATACAGTGACGAACGTGATCAATTTGCACCCCATATGGCTCTGGTGCCGATGGTTGTTGAACAGACCTCGCGCGGCGAGCGTTCTTACGATATTTTCTCCCGTCTGCTCAAGGAACGTATCATTTTTCTGACCGGCCAGGTCGAAGACCAGATGGCCAACCTGATTGTCGCGCAGATGCTGTTTCTGGAAGCGGAAAACCCAGAGAAAGACATCTATCTTTACATTAACTCGCCGGGTGGGGTAATCACCGCCGGGATGTCAATCTACGACACCATGCAGTTTATTCAGCCGGACGTCAGCACCATTTGTATGGGGCAGGCCGCGTCAATGGGCGCCTTCCTGCTGACTGCGGGCACGAAAGGGAAACGTTTCTGCCTGCCCAACTCGCGCGTAATGATCCACCAGCCGCTGGGCGGCTACCAGGGGCAGGCGACGGACATTGAAATCCACGCCCGCGAAATCCTGAAAGTGAAAGCACGCATGAACGAACTGATGGCGCAACATACGGGCCAGCCTCTTGAACAAATCGAGAGAGACACCGAGCGCGACCGTTTCCTCTCTGCAGGTGAAGCAGTAGAGTATGGTCTGGTTGACTCCATCATGACCCACCGTAACTGA
- a CDS encoding J domain-containing protein: MDAWTLLGLEPTKDKAALRRAWAKIVKQHRPDQDPHKYQQLREAYEAAQRYQAYDDEEEGEEADDENVITYRFTPQTAITVQDAPLPQAETVALAEWDAQALNEQAQALANTIVADEMAGCRQLETFLAAGLPDALAARRYFSERLADALSQEQWLTRGMLEHVGRLMGWELDHYRSTALPDVLIWALEARIATTEEEYRMVVERGQHQASWLSKARWRLISEPQAPLPWWGRFWPGFLDEARQRARAMCTEHPGMWQRLNPVMIELLSAPGWALSLYTFMAVLFWGSVLGFLAIDPQVTAVDIGIVGAIVVVYLFGIPYLWNRYPEGSRQRIGIRVGYVLLSVALLALPVGELARYTVGFYQKNHEITPLLYVVVIIGAVLVACLRPRMRVWWRWPIDIISGPLGFPVNLISQLPWIINLLLIPFGSKVYSAIISNMITLLRLGF, encoded by the coding sequence ATGGACGCCTGGACGCTACTCGGCCTTGAGCCGACCAAAGATAAAGCCGCGCTGCGCCGCGCGTGGGCGAAGATCGTCAAACAGCATCGCCCGGATCAGGATCCGCATAAATACCAGCAGCTACGCGAAGCCTATGAGGCGGCGCAGCGTTATCAGGCGTATGACGACGAGGAAGAGGGTGAAGAGGCGGATGATGAAAACGTCATCACGTATCGCTTTACGCCGCAAACGGCGATAACGGTGCAGGACGCGCCTCTGCCTCAGGCTGAAACGGTGGCCCTCGCAGAGTGGGATGCACAAGCGCTTAACGAACAGGCGCAGGCGCTCGCCAACACGATTGTGGCTGACGAGATGGCGGGTTGCCGGCAACTGGAGACGTTTCTGGCTGCCGGACTGCCGGATGCGCTGGCGGCACGCCGTTATTTCAGCGAGCGGCTTGCCGACGCGCTCTCTCAAGAGCAGTGGCTGACGCGCGGCATGCTGGAGCATGTGGGCAGGCTAATGGGCTGGGAGCTCGATCACTACCGCAGCACGGCGCTGCCTGACGTGCTGATTTGGGCGCTTGAAGCGCGTATCGCCACGACGGAAGAAGAGTACCGGATGGTGGTGGAGCGCGGGCAGCATCAGGCGAGCTGGCTGTCGAAAGCCCGCTGGCGGTTGATCAGCGAACCGCAGGCGCCGCTGCCGTGGTGGGGGCGTTTCTGGCCCGGTTTTCTGGATGAGGCGCGCCAGCGCGCGCGCGCGATGTGCACTGAGCATCCGGGGATGTGGCAGCGCCTGAATCCGGTCATGATTGAGCTTTTATCTGCGCCTGGCTGGGCGCTGTCACTTTATACCTTTATGGCTGTGCTCTTCTGGGGCAGCGTGCTGGGTTTCCTTGCGATCGACCCGCAGGTGACGGCGGTGGATATCGGTATCGTCGGCGCGATAGTGGTCGTTTACCTGTTTGGCATACCTTATCTCTGGAACCGCTATCCGGAAGGCAGCCGTCAACGGATCGGCATTCGTGTGGGCTACGTGTTGTTATCGGTCGCGTTACTTGCCCTTCCGGTGGGAGAGCTTGCGCGATATACCGTCGGGTTTTACCAGAAAAACCATGAAATCACGCCGCTGCTTTATGTGGTCGTCATTATCGGGGCGGTGCTGGTGGCGTGTTTAAGACCGCGGATGCGGGTGTGGTGGCGCTGGCCCATTGATATTATCTCCGGGCCGTTGGGGTTTCCTGTAAACCTTATCAGTCAGCTTCCGTGGATAATTAACCTGCTGTTGATTCCGTTCGGCAGCAAAGTGTACAGCGCGATAATAAGCAACATGATCACGTTACTACGCTTAGGGTTCTGA